The Candidatus Neomarinimicrobiota bacterium DNA window CGCAAAGCGTTTTTTTGCCTAAAGAAGCTCATATTACAAATAAGTAGTCCTTCATTCTTCAAATAATTGAAAACCTGCTCTTTGTATTCATCGTCTTCAAACGGCATGTAGATGAAGTTAGCATGCGACTGTTCAACATCATAACCAAGACTGAATAGCTCAGTGTACAGGTACTCCCTTTCCCTTGCATTCTCCGACGCACACCATTCGATGTACTCTGATTCGTCAAGTGCGGCTTCCGCCGACTTCTCAGCAAGCACATTTACCGACCGCAGCAGACGGTGCTTTTCCATTCTTTGTGAGATCTCTTCATGTGAAATTGCATAACCGACACGCATTCCAGCGAGGCCGTAGATCTTCGAAAATGTGTGCAGTATAACAAGATTCGGGAATTCTTTCAGAAGTGCCAGTGAATTTGCATAAGACTCGTCGGTTACGTATTCAAAGTACGATTCATCAGCTACGACCAGCGTTTCTTCCGGCACCGAGTTTAACAGATGCTTCAATTCATCGTGCGTAATGATGGTTCCTGTGGGGTTGTTCGGGTTTGCGAAGAAGATGGCGCCGGTGCTTTCCGTGCAGAGAGGGATGAGAAGATCCACATCACATACATTACTTGTCATTTCTGCGATAACGCATTTCTTGTTGTTCAATTCTGCCTGATAAGCGTACGCCATGAATGTCTTGTCGAAGGTTAGTATTCCACCATCTTTGGCCACCAGTGCTTTGATGATTATGTCGATTAACTCATATGTTCCGGCACCCACAGTGATATTGGCGGCGGAGACACTGTATTTATCGGCAAGCTTTTGCTTTAGACTGTTTGGAACAAAATCGGGATATTCATTAACAATACTGGAGTATCTATTTATCGCTTCTATCGCTTTTGGTGGCGGTCCGTAAAAATTCTCATTTGCCACTAATCTGACTGTCTTTTTCTGCGTATTCATCATATTATACCTGATTATTGGTTAAAAACATTACTGCTGATATTCCACAGTACCTGTCGCCGGTACCACTCCGAGGCACGCATATCGGAAATCGGTGCGGCGTACTCCACAACCCCGTCGGCAAACTGCTCCCTGTCTGACTTAGTCATTTGAAGCGTATTTTTTTCCTTAATAAAATCGCACGCTTTCTGAGTAAATATTACTGTCTCAGCAACCGAACCGACGGCTACACCCGATGCTGAGATAATTCCATCTTCATCAGTCAGGATATGATACGCAAGGGAAACGATGGCTATCTCCATGGAATTGCGTGTGCCAACTTTGACAAATCCAGAAAGTACTTTATCATCAAGTTTGTCCAGGGGAACAACCACACTCCGCAGTACCTCATCCTTTTTTAAGACTGTTTCCTTCACTCCAGAGAAGAATTCCACAAGCGGAACGGATCGTACATCACCGTTCACTGTCAGGATTTCACAATCAGCGTCCAG harbors:
- a CDS encoding FAD binding domain-containing protein; its protein translation is VLIEAIESLASVQIRSVATVGGNICTASPAGDVSCALVALDADCEILTVNGDVRSVPLVEFFSGVKETVLKKDEVLRSVVVPLDKLDDKVLSGFVKVGTRNSMEIAIVSLAYHILTDEDGIISASGVAVGSVAETVIFTQKACDFIKEKNTLQMTKSDREQFADGVVEYAAPISDMRASEWYRRQVLWNISSNVFNQ
- the hisC gene encoding histidinol-phosphate transaminase — translated: MMNTQKKTVRLVANENFYGPPPKAIEAINRYSSIVNEYPDFVPNSLKQKLADKYSVSAANITVGAGTYELIDIIIKALVAKDGGILTFDKTFMAYAYQAELNNKKCVIAEMTSNVCDVDLLIPLCTESTGAIFFANPNNPTGTIITHDELKHLLNSVPEETLVVADESYFEYVTDESYANSLALLKEFPNLVILHTFSKIYGLAGMRVGYAISHEEISQRMEKHRLLRSVNVLAEKSAEAALDESEYIEWCASENAREREYLYTELFSLGYDVEQSHANFIYMPFEDDEYKEQVFNYLKNEGLLICNMSFFRQKNALRITVGDREVNQRVVSCLKDCSKENMSASSVT